Within Paenibacillus sabinae T27, the genomic segment TTAGTCAATGGGATACCTTTTTTTCTGTTCTGGTATCTCTTCAGTTTAATTATTACCCCGATACTTTCATGGTTTGTATATGTTATCGGAGAAAAGAAACATGATAGTGAGTTAAGGAGTGCTGAAGAATGACTGCATTTGTTGTTACTTGTTTAATTGTATTAGCTGTGATATTTGTTGGCTTTTTAGCTGGCCGTGATAAAGCCGCTCGCAGTTCCATTGAGCAGTGGAGTGTTGGTGGACGTAATTTTGGCGGTTTATTAGTCTGGTTTCTTATTGGAGCGGATCTTTATACTGCTTATGCATTCTTAGGCATGACAGGCTATGCCTATAGCTTTGGGGCGCCTGCATTTTTCTCTATTGCATATCCTGTAATGGCTTTTCCAATTGCCTATTTTATTATCCCCAAAATTTGGCGTTATGCGTCAAAGCATAATTTAACAACGCTTGCCGATTATGCTCGCGAAAGATTCCAAAGTAAGTTAGTTGGCGTAAGTGTTGCCATCGTTAGTATCGTCTTTTTAATCCCGTATATTTGTCTGCAATTATCAGGTATTACGGGTGTTGTTCAAGTGGCAGGACAAGGTGTATTTGAAAACCCTAAGGCTGTGGGAACGGTTGCTCTCGTCGTATCCTTTATCTTGGTTGCTTTATATACATGCTTCAGTGGTCTCCGTGCACCAGCTTGGACGGGCGTAATTAAAGATTTGTTAGTGTGGATTGTTTTGATTACGATGATTGTGACAATCCCATTTATTTGGTTTGATGGATGGGGAGATATGTTTAATCAGATTGTTACAAAATATCCCGAAAAGCTAACACTGCCAGGAACTAGCCCAAATGGGGCGTTAAATGGTTTTTGGTTCGCGACAGCATCCTTTATTTCTGCTCTTGCCTTATTTATGTGGCCGCATGGCGCTACCGGTGTACTAAGTTCCAAATCAGAAGAGGCCGTTCGAAAAAATACGGTATTCTTATCCTTTTATAATGTTTTATTATTCTTCGTTATATTGCTTGGACTTGTTGCCTTTATCGTTTTACCTAAGCATCCTGAAGATCCGTCATTTGCCAATTTCGCTTTGTTACATTTAATTGATGCCTCTTATTCAAATCCTTTAATTCAAGGTGTTATGTTCTCAACAATTATGTTAGCAAGCCTAGTACCCGCTTCGATCATGGTTCTTGCTGCAAGTAACCTGGTTGCAACAAATATTGTCAAAGATATTTTCTTCCCAAATATCTCTGGAAAATCACAAACGCTTGTAGCACGATTATTTGTTTTTGTGATTACAGGTTTAGCGTTGTTATTCGGTATTTTATTCCCTAACTATTTAATTCAGCTCCAATTAGAAGGGGTTAGTGGTATCGCTCAAATACTTCCTGCTATTTTCTTGAGTTTGTATTGGACAAAACTTGCTAAAACTTCTGTTTTTATTGGTTTAGTGGCAGGTATTACGATGGTATTCCTTAATCACTTTATTTTCCATTTACCAGGATATGATGGTTTCTGGGGACTTTTAGTCAATGTGGTTGTCGTTTTTGCAGTCAATTTCTTATTTATTCATGAAGCTGAGAAAAATATTAGCACAAATAAACTTTTACTGGGAAATAAAAACTGACTTGGATCAAAAATGATTTTTAGTCACCTGAAAACAAGCGATCTCGGGAAGAGGGAAACCTTTATTCTCGATGGATCGCTTGTTTTATTGCGCTTGTATAGTAACTAACGCGGTTGAATCTGATAGCACACCCGCTTAGGCGGAGGGGATTCCAGATGATACATAAAGAATTCACCCATTCTTCCAGCGTCGGTAAGAAAATCGTAAGAAATTCAGTATAGAAAAGTTAGGATCTTGTGATAAGCAACGAATAAATAACGCCTATGTGCTAGGTAAGATGAAACTACCGAGCATATAGGCGTTATTGATGTTTGATACGTGGCTTTGTTTTACCTTGAAAGCTTAAACGAATCAATATCCTAAAATCACGACCTCAGGAGGCACACGATGAAAAGAATGTTATTCACTATATATTTCGGAAAACCGATTGAACATGACGTTTCCTCGATAAGTGTTTATGCGAGGAGATCCTTCTGATGTACCGTGACACTTGGGCGGAGATAGATCTAACGCAAATCCGCGAGAATGTAATGGAGATCCGCCAATTTCTACCTAGTTCTACCAAACTGATGGCAGTTGTTAAAGCAAATGCTTACGGCCACGGAGATATCGAAACGGCTAAAGAGGCCGTTCAGGCAGGGGCAGATTATTTAGGGGTTGCCTTTATTGAAGAAGCTATTCGACTAAGGAATGCTGGTTTGAAACAACCGATTCTTATTTTGACTCCGATTCGTCCCGAGCTCACATCTCTGGCTCTAGAATATGATCTGATGCTTACCGTCACTCGAGCGTCGTGGTTTCAGGAGATGCGGGCACACAAGCCTGTCAATGCCCTGAATAAACTATATGTTCATGTGAAAATGGATACTGGACTAGGGCGCATCGGAATACGCACGATGGAAGAGTGGCAAGAAATCGTTCCCTGGCTGTCAGCACCGGATATCGTGGTAGATGGGTTTTATACGCATTTCGCCACGGCAGGTGAGGCAGACAGCAGTTATCTTGAGCTTCAAATCCAACGTTTTCAGGAAATGAAAGAATGGAGCAGTATGTTGCCGATTCCCATCAACCATTATCACTGTGCAGGAAGCGTAGCAGCACTTCGATTCCCTGAATTGTCCATGGATATGGTTCGTATCGGAGCTGCCATCTATGGATTTTATCCTGAAATGCAAGTAACCAACATAAAATTAAAGCCGGCATTCAGTTTGCACAGTAGTTTAATGCAAACGAAAAGACTGAAACAAGGGGAATATGTAGGCTATAACAATGCTTATCAAACAAAAACGGATCAATGGATAGGAACCGTGCCAATCGGCTACGCCGATGGCTGGACGCAAAGAATGCAAAATACGGAAGTGCTAGTGGATGGATGCCGCGCAGAAATTGTAGGCAAAATCTCCATGGACCAATTGATGGTGAAACTTCCTAAGTATTTTCCAGAGGGCTCTAAGGTTACTTTTATTGGTTGCTCGGGAGAACAGAAAATCTTAATTCATAAATTGGCCAACCATATCGGCAGCCTTTAGCCGCAATATTTGCCGGCTACAGGCTTATTCAAGTTAATAAGGAAACAGTTGATTAAACAAAACGTAACTTGTTGGTTCGACATATTGCTCCGATGCTAGTTGAGGTACATCCTCTTATCGGTAGGGTTATTGAAACCCGTCTTTCAGCCAAGCGCTGGCCAGAGATATTGCACTTTTGGCCGCGGCAGTGTCCGATAGTGCATTCAACATAACGAAGTCATGGATTATACCTTGATAGCGTACCGCAGTGACATCAACACCAGCTTCTCGAAGTTTATTCGCATAAGCTTCACCTTCGTCCCGTAGGACATCGGCTTCGGCTGTAATGATCAAAGCAGGAGGAAGACCGCGAAGCTGCTCGGTAGTTGCCCTCAGCGGTGAGGCCGTAATCTGGTTTCTTTCCTCAGAATCGCTTGTATACTGATCCCAGAACCACTTCATCCCGTCCCGGCGTAAAAAGTATCCTTCGGCGAATTGATGGTAGGATTCCGTATCAAATGAAGCATCCGTAACCGGGTAGAAAAGGAGCTGCTGACCTATAACAGGACCACTGCGTTCTTTGGCTATCAGCGTGATTGCCGCAGTCATGTTTCCGCCGACACTATCGCCGGCTACAGCCAAGTGTTCCGAATCAAGCCCATGTTCTTTGCCTTGCTCTACGATCCACTGCAGGACAGCATAGATTTCTTCAATTGCAGTAGGATACTTCGCTTCGGGAGACAGACTGTAATTCGGGAATACAACAGCAGCTCCACTCTTCACGGCCAGTTCACGGATCAACCGATCATGGGTATGTGCGTTGCCGAACACCCAACCTGCACCGTGTATGTACAGAATGACAGGCAGATTCTTCTCAGCAATGAGTTTCGGACGTAAAATCCGAATGGATACATGGCCGCTTGGGCCACCTGTTATGCTGATATCTTCAATGTCCACGTCTGGCTTTTGAATCTCGCCCGCTTGGGCTTCGTCGACCGCAATCCGCCCCTGCTCCGGTCCTAGCTCGAATAAGAATGGCGGATTGGCTGTAGCCTCAACAAAATTTTGTGCTTCCGGTTCTAGAACAAGTTTCTTCTCCATGTTTATTATTCTCCCTCATTTCATTTTATTTTGGATTGACTAACTTCTCTATGAAACCGTCGATTTGTAAAATCCGACAATCTTCCTCGGCAAGCAAGATCCGCCATAGGCCTTTATTTGTTATTGTTCATGTTTAAACTTCCTCTCTTTTTTTGAATCATACCGTTCAGTCTAAATTCATCATTACTAATGATGCTTCAGAAACGTACAAGTACGCAGTTGTTAATGCGACCGGTCGAATGAAATATTACCCTCAATTTTTAGATATTGATTTTCCCTACAAGGGAATCATTTCAGCGGTTTTGGCTTAAAGCAATGAATCATCCTCAAAAAATACTGCAGAGTTATGACCACGCCAGACATTATTCTGAAATTTGTGCATTCTCAAATGGAACATTTTAATTGTTCCGGTATCGTGGTTACGACGGTAGGTTGTATTTTATTGGCGTTAAGCAGTAATTATTTTCTCGGGGGAAGAAGAAGTCGTGTTACTCAATCGAATCGGGTGACTGCATAAAGCAAGTGTCTGAACGCAGGCAAGATTGTATCACTCCAAAAAACAGAACACCCGCTATCCTCCGAACACCTGAATCCGGTGTCCGGCTGATATACGGGTGTTTTCACCATCAATGGAAAGCCACTCCACACTTACGTATTGAATACTTCCATCCCTGCTTGCGATTTCAGCAGCTCGGCTTTATCCGTTCTCTCCCAAGGGAGATCCAGGTCCTTTCGGCCAAAGTGGCCATAGGCTGCGGTTTGCTTATAAATCGGCTTGCGCAGGTCCAGCATCTTAATGATGCCTGCCGGACGCAGATCGAAGTTGTCGCGGATCAGCTTCACCAGCTTGTCTTCGCCAATGCGGCCGGTCCCGTAGGTATCCACGTGAATCGACACCGGATTTGCCACTCCGATGGCATAAGCCAGCTGAATTTCGCAGGTATCGGCGAGGCCTGCGGCGACAATGTTTTTGGCAACATAACGGGCAGCATAGGCTCCGGAACGGTCCACTTTCGTCGGGTCCTTGCCGGAGAAGGCTCCGCCGCCGTGGCGGGCATAACCGCCGTAGGTATCCACGATGATTTTGCGTCCGGTCAGTCCGGCGTCCCCTTGAGGTCCGCCGATGACGAACCGCCCGGTCGGGTTGATGAAGTATTTCGTGTCTTGATCAAGCAGCTCACGCGGTACCACCTGCAGAATGACATGCTCTTTGATATCCGCTTGAATTTGCTCCAGGGAAATCTCTTCGGCATGCTGGGCGGATACGACGATGGTATCGATACGTTTAGGATTGCCATCCTGATATTCAATCGTTACCTGAGTTTTTCCGTCGGGACGCAGATAGTCCAGCAATCCGTTCTTGCGGACTTCGGATAAACGGCGCGCGATCCGGTGGGATAGAGCGATTGGCAGCGGCATCAGCTCCGATGTCTCATTAGTAGCGAATCCGAACATCAATCCTTGGTCGCCGGCTCCGATATTCGCGGTTTCTTCAGCCACTTGAGCAGGGTCCCGATCTTCCAGAGCGGCATTAACACCCATGGCGATATCGGCTGATTGCTCATTCAGCGATACCAGTACCGCGCAGTTATTGGCATTAAAACCGTCCTGGGCCCGCTCATAGCCGATGTCCCTAATCGTATTGCGGACGATGGACTGGATGTCCACATATCCGGACTTTGAGCTGATTTCTCCAATGACCAGCACAAGACCGGTAGCCACGGAGACCTCGCAGGCAACGCGGGCATGGGGGTCATTAGCCAGAAAAGCATCCAGAACAGCGTCGGAAATCTGGTCGCATATTTTATCCGGATGCCCCTCCGTTACAGATTCGGATGTAAAGAGATAGCTTTCTTTTACAGACATAGTCACAGCCTCCAACTGATAAATTGTTTACTGCTGCATGAATTATTTTGCCAGCCGATCCAGATGCGTAATGAGCGGATGCTTCTCGCGTTCTTTATTTTTGCGGGCAGCGTAAGTATCATCCGTAATCTCATCGGCCTCAATGATCCAGACTGTGGACAAATCGAACTCCGGATTTCTTTCCAGGGAGAGCTTATAATAATGCTCAAACACCGGGCCGCAAATCACCGAGTAGGCCGGATAGCCTTTAATCTGATAGCTTTCTTCTCCCTTGGAGAGATGGATGGCGACTTTGCGCTTGAACCAGATGCTGTTCACGAGATTCACATTGCTCTGGGACGTTTCGATCAGCTCAAGATAAATGATCTGTCCTTCGTTGTTAACTGAAATAGATGGGTCCGATACGATATGAGGGAGGCCCTGTTTATCGACGGTTGCCAGAACTTTCGCCGTCCCGGAATCTTGAAGAAGCGCCTGAATTCTTTCATTTAAAATAGACATGGGTTCATCTTGCCTCCTTTAATCTAAATTTCCTCTGTCCAGATCCGTGTCCGGATGGTTGCCGCATTTTCTGTAATTGTCCATATCGACATTCAAAAGGTATTTTTTTCTCAGGTCGCTTAAGCCCTTGGCCAACCGCACGTAGTATTCAAGCGAAGGGTTCTGTTGGTTATGGAAGGCCGAACCATGCATGGGCACCCATACGCAATGAACGACACTGACTCCCTGGCTCGCAAAATCCTCCGCTTCTTCAAGCACAGCTTTCAGCGCGTCATCCTCATTGGTAAATCCATGGGGCTGCGCCATTTCGCATCCGCCCACGATTCCGCTGCTGACATTTCCTGCTCCAAAAATATCGACGGCCCGGATAATTCTCCGCTTCCACTCGGCATATCCGACTTCGTTATGCTTGCCTTTGCAAATCCAGGCGAACAATGCCTCGTTCGGGATTTCAATATCCGAGGTGTAGGTCATCAGCCCGGTGTTCTCGTACAGTCTGGCAAGCTGTTTCTCGCTGAAAGCCGAGGCAACGATGGTGCTGGGGAATTTCTTGTCTTTGAAATTGTCTCCGGCGGCCTGCAGCATTTCAATGTACATGTCCACTTCGTCGTCAAATATTTCCGCGCCGCTGAGAATGGAGCCGGAGCTCATCTTGAGATTGGTAAAAGCGCCCGGCTGCTTCAAAGCCTCTTTCACCGTCTCGTATACATCCTGCGCCGTCAGCTGCTTCGACATATTGCATTCTTTCTCGCTTTGTGTGGAGTTGGCGTTGATATTGCAAAATTTGCAGCCGTTCCCCTTGTTCCAGAAGTGGCAGTGGCTGTTGGGATCGATGTCTAGCCTTTGCGGCCTGGCAGAGGCCACC encodes:
- the metK gene encoding methionine adenosyltransferase; its protein translation is MSVKESYLFTSESVTEGHPDKICDQISDAVLDAFLANDPHARVACEVSVATGLVLVIGEISSKSGYVDIQSIVRNTIRDIGYERAQDGFNANNCAVLVSLNEQSADIAMGVNAALEDRDPAQVAEETANIGAGDQGLMFGFATNETSELMPLPIALSHRIARRLSEVRKNGLLDYLRPDGKTQVTIEYQDGNPKRIDTIVVSAQHAEEISLEQIQADIKEHVILQVVPRELLDQDTKYFINPTGRFVIGGPQGDAGLTGRKIIVDTYGGYARHGGGAFSGKDPTKVDRSGAYAARYVAKNIVAAGLADTCEIQLAYAIGVANPVSIHVDTYGTGRIGEDKLVKLIRDNFDLRPAGIIKMLDLRKPIYKQTAAYGHFGRKDLDLPWERTDKAELLKSQAGMEVFNT
- a CDS encoding sodium:solute symporter family protein — protein: MTAFVVTCLIVLAVIFVGFLAGRDKAARSSIEQWSVGGRNFGGLLVWFLIGADLYTAYAFLGMTGYAYSFGAPAFFSIAYPVMAFPIAYFIIPKIWRYASKHNLTTLADYARERFQSKLVGVSVAIVSIVFLIPYICLQLSGITGVVQVAGQGVFENPKAVGTVALVVSFILVALYTCFSGLRAPAWTGVIKDLLVWIVLITMIVTIPFIWFDGWGDMFNQIVTKYPEKLTLPGTSPNGALNGFWFATASFISALALFMWPHGATGVLSSKSEEAVRKNTVFLSFYNVLLFFVILLGLVAFIVLPKHPEDPSFANFALLHLIDASYSNPLIQGVMFSTIMLASLVPASIMVLAASNLVATNIVKDIFFPNISGKSQTLVARLFVFVITGLALLFGILFPNYLIQLQLEGVSGIAQILPAIFLSLYWTKLAKTSVFIGLVAGITMVFLNHFIFHLPGYDGFWGLLVNVVVVFAVNFLFIHEAEKNISTNKLLLGNKN
- a CDS encoding DUF3311 domain-containing protein, with translation MQWILLLVIIILNVGVLPLINRVYPLVNGIPFFLFWYLFSLIITPILSWFVYVIGEKKHDSELRSAEE
- the alr gene encoding alanine racemase, which produces MYRDTWAEIDLTQIRENVMEIRQFLPSSTKLMAVVKANAYGHGDIETAKEAVQAGADYLGVAFIEEAIRLRNAGLKQPILILTPIRPELTSLALEYDLMLTVTRASWFQEMRAHKPVNALNKLYVHVKMDTGLGRIGIRTMEEWQEIVPWLSAPDIVVDGFYTHFATAGEADSSYLELQIQRFQEMKEWSSMLPIPINHYHCAGSVAALRFPELSMDMVRIGAAIYGFYPEMQVTNIKLKPAFSLHSSLMQTKRLKQGEYVGYNNAYQTKTDQWIGTVPIGYADGWTQRMQNTEVLVDGCRAEIVGKISMDQLMVKLPKYFPEGSKVTFIGCSGEQKILIHKLANHIGSL
- a CDS encoding alpha/beta hydrolase, which encodes MEKKLVLEPEAQNFVEATANPPFLFELGPEQGRIAVDEAQAGEIQKPDVDIEDISITGGPSGHVSIRILRPKLIAEKNLPVILYIHGAGWVFGNAHTHDRLIRELAVKSGAAVVFPNYSLSPEAKYPTAIEEIYAVLQWIVEQGKEHGLDSEHLAVAGDSVGGNMTAAITLIAKERSGPVIGQQLLFYPVTDASFDTESYHQFAEGYFLRRDGMKWFWDQYTSDSEERNQITASPLRATTEQLRGLPPALIITAEADVLRDEGEAYANKLREAGVDVTAVRYQGIIHDFVMLNALSDTAAAKSAISLASAWLKDGFQ
- a CDS encoding radical SAM protein, which encodes MDKYNDVSPFVIIKSDVTRRSFIYTDRALGALDKSKHQYQQRVLIGSNGGENAAVPVSLLLRDGTSIIGTPSKTAKNPYVVDQIDGKLYLTDQGEIVEEVHYWYKPDYYDKFTSSGTPMWQVASARPQRLDIDPNSHCHFWNKGNGCKFCNINANSTQSEKECNMSKQLTAQDVYETVKEALKQPGAFTNLKMSSGSILSGAEIFDDEVDMYIEMLQAAGDNFKDKKFPSTIVASAFSEKQLARLYENTGLMTYTSDIEIPNEALFAWICKGKHNEVGYAEWKRRIIRAVDIFGAGNVSSGIVGGCEMAQPHGFTNEDDALKAVLEEAEDFASQGVSVVHCVWVPMHGSAFHNQQNPSLEYYVRLAKGLSDLRKKYLLNVDMDNYRKCGNHPDTDLDRGNLD
- a CDS encoding pyridoxamine 5'-phosphate oxidase family protein, which encodes MSILNERIQALLQDSGTAKVLATVDKQGLPHIVSDPSISVNNEGQIIYLELIETSQSNVNLVNSIWFKRKVAIHLSKGEESYQIKGYPAYSVICGPVFEHYYKLSLERNPEFDLSTVWIIEADEITDDTYAARKNKEREKHPLITHLDRLAK